The Platichthys flesus chromosome 5, fPlaFle2.1, whole genome shotgun sequence genome contains the following window.
acacacacacacacacacacgcacacacacacacacacacacacacacacacacacacacacacgcacacaagtgCATGATCTGAGGGTCAGAGATTGTGTATAAGCCCTTCTGTGTTCTGTGTTATTGTATCAACAGAGTGTGTTATTGTGTATTATTATGATAAATACTTTCAAGGCTAAAAGTAGGAGGAATAGCTTTTACCAGTGTTGGTGACGCATCTCCAGCTCTGTCCTCCATCACCGGAGTGTGTATCCGTGAATCGGTGTGCACTTTGGTTGTTTAaatgaatcatttaaatcattgactgtatataaaagtatataatataaataaatgtctatAATAAATGGCTGGACCCGTTTTCACCTCACGTCACCCCAGGAAGAGACTGGAAGTGTAAAAACAGTTtgaaccagcagggggcagtggcGTAAACAGAGAGGCCAGAACAACTCAGCCATAACAATCAATCACCAATAGAATAGATGGAACATCTTGTTTAACCTGGACAAACTACGTcattttaaacacttaaatCAACACAgtaattaacattaatgtttTAATCTAAAGAAACCCGTTGTTTAATCTCTCTGTGTCAAAAAATGTAGGTTTATGAGTCTGCTTGGATATCTGTTGCTCGGGTCTGACTCCGTGTCATTGAACCAGCATGGTGATCGTGATGTGCGCAGTCGCTGATAACTAGCAGAGAAGACGTCTCTTAAAACCGCGTTGATCGATTAACCGGTTAACTAGCGAGCTAGATAACAGAGGTCCGACATGCTGGCGGCCGTCGCCTGCTCCTGTGTGCGGAGCGGGAGGAAGATGACCGCCCCCGTGGCTCAGCTGTCGCTCCTCTCTGCGAAGAACTCCCCGAGGTGTGCGACTCCAACCGGGGTACGAGGTGCGTCGCAGCACCGGCCCCCCCGGCTCCTCAGCCCGGCTCCCTGGGTCCTGCCGAGCGGAGCCTCCCTCCGGTGTGTGTCCCAGTCGCACCCCAGCCACGGGGCCGCCTCAGCCCCAGAAGATGGAGAGAACTTCGGCTCCCTCTCCATGGACATCTCCTCCCGGAGGTCGTTCAGGAAGAGCGGGCCAGAGACCCGGGATCTGCGGCACCAGGAGCAAGTCTCCCGGGTTGAtgaggaggttgaggaggaggaagaggaggctgtgaggaggccccagagcagaaacacacaatactGGTACTTCTTACAGTGCAAGAAGCTGATCAAGGAGAAGAAGGTGAGTGTGGTGGAAgtgtcatgtctgtgtttgtttctccatgtgtgtgtttgtgtgtgtgtgatcgtgtTTGTGTCGcctctcagctgcaggaggctcTGGAACTGTTCAGCAGGGAcatgctgcaggtggagaagctgcagccggAGGAGTTCAACTACACCATCCTGATAGGAGGCTGTGGACGGGCTGGACAGCTGAAGCAGGCCTTCAGACTCTACAACGATGTAGGCACACGTCATCtttaattcatatttcacaCTTAAAACTGATCCAGAAACTGTTTCAGTCTGAGCAATAGCTAACAACGcctgtacggtggccctgaggtGCACAACACAGCGACAAAACAGAGCGACAAATTACAAAACATgacaacaaatcacaaaacagaCCACAAGTCAGAGCAACAAATCTCAGcagaaaacacagcaacaaattacaaacatgacaacaacacaaaccacaaatcacagcaacaaaacacaaaaccaaacactGACAAATCTCAAAACACAATGACAAGATCACAAAGCACGTAAAAAAAAGCGACAGAAAAATCTTGCCAAACATTTGCCGTTGTGTTAACAATTTACGTCACTCTTCTCTGACTAATGCATCGTCTTCAGTTGTACATTTCTTGcacctgagacacaaacactgacgtCCCCTGGTCCTGtaataatctgtgtgtgttttccagatgAAGAAGCGAGGTCTGGAGGCCATCGATGCGACCTACACCGCGCTGTTCAACGCCTGCGCCCAGTCGCCCTCGAAGCGAGCCGGTCTTCAACAGGCTCTGAAGTTAGAGCAGGAGCTCCGGCGCAAGAACTACCGCCTCAGCACCATCACATACCACGCCCTGCTCAAGACTCACGCCTTCACCAACCACCTCCAGGCCTGCATCCACACGCTCAGGGTACGTGTCGGACAGAAGGGAACCCGTTCAGTGGATTGTGTGATATTTCTGTGTTagttatgaatgtgtgtgtctgtgtgtgtgtgtgtgtgtaggagatgCTTCAGAATGGACACGTGGTAACTCCGGAGACGTTTCACTACCTGCTGATGGGCTGCTTGAAGGACAAAGAAACAGGATTCAGACTGGCTTTACAGGTACATGCATGTTTACAGGAAGACGCCATGTCTAAAAGATTTTCGAGGGGAGATGACGTTAAACCTGCCATATTTAACAATAAGTGATTTTAGCTCATGTATTTATCTGCAGATGATTTAGAGATTATTTGATAATTCATCTGTTCCATGAAATGTCCAAAAAACTATTCCTGAAAGGCCAAACTAATGTTTCAAAAAGTTTGTATCATCTGAACATAAGATTATAATCCAAAAATATCTCATTTACAAGCAAGTGATTAATAAACCCTGTGTTGTTGACATTTGAGAAGCAAGAACCACACTCTCCAGAGCAATGGAATCCTGAAAAACTGTTATGTTTGCCTTTTTCTATTTGATTACATTTCAATATCGTTCATATTTGTTTCAGGTGTGGCGCCAGATGTTGAAGTCAGGGATTCGTCCGGACGCCAAGAATTATACCCTACTCTTGAGAACTGCAAGGGATTGTGGGATTGGTGATCCCGCCCTGGCCTCTGACGTTCTGCTCGGGCGCGAGTGGGAGAACCTGCGAGAGACGGCACAAGCGTCACATGTCAAGTCAGAGTCCCGACGTAAGGACACAATAGACATTGAGCTTCTGGAGAGGCAGCTGTTTATCGAACCTGGTTCACACAGACACGGGGACAAGTCCGTCAGCAGACGAGAATCACCCCAGTTGGTACCAGTCGGTCAGAGAGAAAACCTCTCGCTGTCGGTGGACTCAGTGAATTCCTCAGCCCCTAATCTGCTGGACCTTTTTGAGGGGAGGAAGAGTGCCGTGGTCTCCCTCGGCGTTGTAGACGGAGCTTATGATCGGCTTGCCCTGATCGGAGGAGCAGAAGGTTTTCTGGAGAAGATGGCGGCCAACGGACTCAGTCCTGACCTCAGGACGCTGACGCTGCTGGCGGATACGATGGAGCCGGGCTACCAGTCCCTGCAGATGCTGCTGAGAGCCGCCAAGCAGCATCACGTTAAGCTGGACGCTGCGTTCTTTAACTCTGTGATCCGCAGGGCGGCCAGAGCTGGTGACCTGGAGGCGGCGAAGGTGcacaaactaacacaaacacaaacacaaacacaaacacacacacacacacacacacacacacacacacacacacacacacacattgatccATCTGTAGCTGTGACGCTCGCTGTGTAATGAAATGAATGGAAATTTGTGTCAGGTATATTTACTATgcttattatatttaaatagaatTACATTTAATTGAGTGCATACCAAATTGTAAACActtatagatatcagtcccctaaatatgcaagatatttgtgttcatcaagatccatgcatTATTTgtggggaaataaaacaaatgccctacgataaagaaagtaaaaccaATTCCTGGATCTTTACCCTGATCCGGATATGCACCatatttaatgggttcttccctgaactACACCACATCCTTCGGGTTAGGAAGATGTATTCTTCTTGTAATTTGGACAAAGTGATGCTGGAAGTGTGTTattgatttcttcttttctccttccAGGGCGTGTTGAGTGTGATGCGGCAGCGTCACGTGAGCGTGGATGTGCAGACATTTGGAAGCCTCGCATTAGGCTGTGAGCGACAGAAAGACGCTCTGCAGCTGCTACAGGACATGGAGGTGAAGAATGACACCTCCTAAGAAGTCAGAGTAGACATTGCTGTGTACTGTTTGCAGTATCTGATGAACCATAACAAACAACAGTAATAGTATTCATACAATCTGTCCATCATGGCGTCGGTcgctttgtgtttttctgcagggggcggggctcaGGCCGAACGTGCATGTGTTCTCAGCTTTGATTGGCAGAGCAACACGGAGACTGGATTACATCTACCTCAAAACTATCCTTCAAACCATGAGTGAGATGGAGGTGTGGCCGAACGAGGTCATCATCAAGCAGCTGGAGTTTGCTTCCCAGTATCCTCCCAACTACAACCAGGTGAGCGCCCAGTCAGTGTGAGCCTGGGAATCAATATCTGCCGGGGTGGTCTGGTCAAATTCCGATCTCAAGTGAAGAACCTGCAGACTCTCCTATAATCTTCCTGGCACAATAACTTTGCTGGAAGTGAAGGAAACAGATTTGAAATGAATCACAACCAGCTGTCCAAATGCTTCTTGTAGTAGagaccttttctctctttcctgtctttttatttcagcCCCCCCTCATCTCTCCTATTCTCTCATTCCCAGTACAAGTCCAGAAACAACTACCTGGTCCAAATTGATGGTTTTCGTGGTTACTACCAGGAGTGGCTGAAGTTCATGCCTGCCCTGGATGCGAAGGATGAACAAGCAGAACTTCACACTgaaacagaagctgcagagctGAACACAGAAGCTGCAGATGGACTGACGTCGTCTCAGAGGAACCAGAGAGCAGCCGCCAGGAGATACGGCTCTCGTAAAGACAAGACTGCTCTGTAACAACAAGATATATTTCTTCATTATCTCCTTTGGAAACTGAATGGACTGTATGCAATTTcattaaacacaacaaaaaaaaaattatgatattgttatttatattgcaataaaacattttttcagaTTTCTACAGATTTTATCTTTGATTTCTTctagattgttttattttaacacttTGCTTTTAATGTAATAGTTGAGCGaccatttaaatatttcagcagAGAATATTCTGTCACACGAATTTGTGGTGGACTGGTTTGGACAGCATGGGCTATCAGACAATAAGATAACACACGTCAACTTTCATTTAAAGCTTTACCCATAAGACCGTTAGAGTACAGAGTAGAAATacgttttttaaatattcaattattttggggaaattaactttaaatataCTTATCCATAAGGGTCACTAATGCTGGTCTACACTTACACATAGTAGTTTcgttatattttattatattatactatattatatttgCTTCATATTTTACCCTGAAGTTCCAGTCCGGTCCAGCTGGGGGCAGTAAACACAGCTGCTGATCTGCTAATaaagtcgacgaagaagaaaacCAGCGTTTTCCGGTTACTATCAGATTTAAGAGCCCCGGCgcgaaacattttattttggtgacGCGACAGTAAATAAAGGTAAGAAAacgaataaacaaacaacacaaacatttaaatacacttttAATCAGCTTCCGGTGCACGACTAAGTGGTAGGAAGTGAGACTCTGGGTTTTTAACAGTGTGTTCGCTTCCCTGATGGAAGCTAATAGCTAACTTCCGGGAAGTCAGTACAACGTGaatgtgttttggttttgagtGAAAAAGCCACGTTAAGGTTTctgaataacacaaattaaatatatacacGTCTCATTTTGGGACTTGACAACACAACAATGACGATGAGTGTCGCACTAATAGCACTACACTCAAAgtcctgtttgtttacatgttgtttaCGCTCATTTAGGAGCTTTTTAACGGGTTTTTAAAGTGttctaaaatgttttgctgtcatTAAGACTAAAACCTTTATTCAGTCTTACGACAAAGataaaataagttttacattCTAATGTATTAATCGTTGATATCCAATTCTTATGAACATTGTCATCGCCCAGCCTTAATTCACACAACTGGAATCAtctataaacatttatatatacacctATTGACTGTATGTCTGTcagtgttttctatttattcaatAATGGCTCATCTCATTAACTTGTGTTTATTGTTGAGGACCCAAGGAAGTACAGAACTGACCATGAATCATTTTAGAGGAACCACAGTTTCCTCCTTAAGGGCAGCACAGCACCttacacacaataaaacattttatatcgGTTACAAAAAGTGCCAAAATCAATCTGAGGTAGATAAAAAACTACAAGATCTGCTCTCCAGAAAACTGAACCTGCTTTTATCAGACCCATTTTCAATGAACACTGCAGCTCTCCTCGAAAACCAGTCATTCCGCTCTCTGAGGTCATTACTGAGGAATGAAACATGCAGGGTTTGATGAGCGAGTCATTCAAACACATAGAGAACTTGTATAGTGATAATTCGAGTACAATAACTTAAGAAgaagttttcttttccttgtttCTCCCAGACATTTCTGATGTGTACAACGGGGGACAATGGAGTGATAATAATTctcagtgatgatgaggaggatgaagaacacGACGTATCATGCAGTGACGCCTCGGTTTTCATAGTGGAGACGGAGGATATCAAGAAGAATGGTAACAACTTTGTTCACCTGTATCATGTGTTAAGATCGGAGCTTAAAGATGCTCATCGGcgactcctcctcctttttcagATGTTGCGTTATCGCAAACCGCTCTGGACGAAGACCTGGTCGTCACGTTCTCCCGCCGCGCGGAGGTGCTGCCTCACGCCCGCTACGACTGTGCCATTCATCCTTTCACGTGAGCAAATTGGTAAACACACTTTGTGAAAT
Protein-coding sequences here:
- the ptcd1 gene encoding pentatricopeptide repeat-containing protein 1, mitochondrial, with amino-acid sequence MLAAVACSCVRSGRKMTAPVAQLSLLSAKNSPRCATPTGVRGASQHRPPRLLSPAPWVLPSGASLRCVSQSHPSHGAASAPEDGENFGSLSMDISSRRSFRKSGPETRDLRHQEQVSRVDEEVEEEEEEAVRRPQSRNTQYWYFLQCKKLIKEKKLQEALELFSRDMLQVEKLQPEEFNYTILIGGCGRAGQLKQAFRLYNDMKKRGLEAIDATYTALFNACAQSPSKRAGLQQALKLEQELRRKNYRLSTITYHALLKTHAFTNHLQACIHTLREMLQNGHVVTPETFHYLLMGCLKDKETGFRLALQVWRQMLKSGIRPDAKNYTLLLRTARDCGIGDPALASDVLLGREWENLRETAQASHVKSESRRKDTIDIELLERQLFIEPGSHRHGDKSVSRRESPQLVPVGQRENLSLSVDSVNSSAPNLLDLFEGRKSAVVSLGVVDGAYDRLALIGGAEGFLEKMAANGLSPDLRTLTLLADTMEPGYQSLQMLLRAAKQHHVKLDAAFFNSVIRRAARAGDLEAAKGVLSVMRQRHVSVDVQTFGSLALGCERQKDALQLLQDMEGAGLRPNVHVFSALIGRATRRLDYIYLKTILQTMSEMEVWPNEVIIKQLEFASQYPPNYNQYKSRNNYLVQIDGFRGYYQEWLKFMPALDAKDEQAELHTETEAAELNTEAADGLTSSQRNQRAAARRYGSRKDKTAL